One Vicinamibacteria bacterium DNA window includes the following coding sequences:
- a CDS encoding VapC toxin family PIN domain ribonuclease produces the protein MSLVLDTGPILAVLDADDPAHARCVDVLEEIQEPLIVVAATLVEIDYWIRKRLQAEVWSIFLADIAEGAYRLEQLSIAEMRRVADLQAEYRDLDLGMVDAAVMVTCEKLGEQKVATLDQRHFGAVRPRHADHFLILPA, from the coding sequence GTGTCTCTCGTTCTCGATACGGGCCCCATCCTGGCGGTTCTCGACGCGGACGATCCCGCGCACGCTCGTTGTGTGGATGTTCTGGAAGAGATCCAGGAACCTCTCATCGTCGTAGCGGCGACCTTGGTGGAGATCGACTACTGGATTCGCAAAAGATTGCAGGCCGAGGTGTGGTCTATTTTCCTCGCGGACATTGCGGAAGGTGCGTACCGTTTGGAGCAGCTCTCGATCGCAGAAATGAGGCGCGTGGCCGATCTCCAGGCGGAGTATCGAGACCTGGACCTGGGTATGGTGGATGCGGCGGTCATGGTCACTTGCGAAAAGCTTGGGGAGCAGAAAGTGGCGACGCTCGACCAGCGGCACTTCGGCGCGGTGCGGCCTCGGCACGCCGATCATTTCCTGATCCTGCCGGCGTAG